The region ACCGCGACCTCGGCACGACGATCGTGATCTCGACCCACGACATGTATCAGGGGCAGCGGCTCGCCCACCGGATCGGCGTTCTGATGAACGGAGCGTTTACGCAGGTGGGAACGCCGCGAGAGGTCTTCACCCTGCCCGCAACCTGGGAGGTCGCCCGGTTCGTCGGGATCGAGAACATCATCGAGGGTGTCGTCGTGGCCGGGCGGAACGGCACCTCGTCCGTCGATGCCGGCGGCGTTCTGGTCAGGGCCGCGTCATCGTTCGGCCGGGGCGAAGAAGTCTGTCTCTGTATCAGGTCTGAGGACATGCGGATCGCCCCGGCGGCCGGAGGAAAGGCCGCGCTCAACGGGAACACCCTTGCCGGGACCGTGGCCGCCATCACGCCGCGCGGCCCGTACAGCAAGGTGACGGTCGACTGCGGGTTTATGCTCTCGTCGGTCCTCTCGTGGAAGGCGGTGGACGAACTGGGCATCCGGGAAGGGAGCCGGGTCTCGGTCTCGTTCGCGCCGGAGTCGGTCCACGTCGTCAGGGCGGGAGTGACGGCCGTCAACCCAGCCGCCCCCCGGCGTGAGAGGGGGAAAAATACTCCTTTTTTGCCAGAGTGAGCCTATTCTGTCAGGCTTGCTTCCAACCCTATCGGCTGTTATATGCCCGGCATCAGCGGGTGATGTGAGCGGCTGCCCCGGTTATCCGGTCAGCGGCCAGAGGGAGGGAAGATGTGATGATTCTCAAAGCGTGCGTAAACTGCTCCCGCTTAGCCGCACAAGATCGCCGTGAAGAAGGACAAACGTTATTAACGCAGGAATAGATCCCTCAAAGAAGCCATAATTATGAACGGTCGCGTGATTCCGCCGCTTGCATCAGTAGCGCTCATCGTGGTCTGTGGTATTACGTGTGGCTGTATAGCGGCTGATGAACAGAGTATAGCCGTCAATACAACCGTTCCTTTAGAGCGCGGGTGGGAACAGGCGACAGTGGCAATCCTTGAACAATACATGCTTATCAGAGCCAACCCGGAGACATACAATAAATTCAACGGTTCGGTGGTGTCCCCGGAACCCGCAATCCTGCTCGATTCCAACGGGCATCCCCTATATTACCGATATTATGTTCAGAAAAATGGCGAAAATATCTGCGCTGTTCAGGTGAGCGCGAACAAACTGCTCGGCACAACGGTGATTAGGATTGGAGATTTCGGTTTCAGAGGGGGAGACGAATCGATGAATATCACCATAACTGGAAGCGACCCCGGCGGTGCAGAGACCGAATTCGCGTGCGCTACCCCCATTCCCTTGTATGGTGATAAATATGCTCGATTAATGCTCGATTGCTGGGAGGCTGAGGACGCATATGCGCAGAATGTCATGCGAGATGCGGAGAACACCGGGATCGATCTCTCAACACCCCTTTCCGAAGAAGATCAGGAGGTCATAAGAGAGATCCTGTGGGAAGAGATCAAGCAACGAGAACAGAGGATACGAGAGATCGAGGGGAAGTATCGGGTGAACCTTTAATAATCGACTGTTCCCATGTGCCCGCCGCCTGCACCTCCGCGGCCGCTCTTTTTGGTGAATATCGGGCTTGTAGGGTTTCAACAAAGTTGAATATCGGAGTTCGGGGTGGGCTTTTAGACCTGGATGCCAGCCCTGGCAAGGGCGCCCTTGATGGCGGCAAGCTCCTTTTTGATCTCTTTGAATTCGTCGTCAAGGTACTTCCCGGTATCACTTCGGAGCCCTGCAATCTCCTCTTTCGTCTCAATCCCAACTTGGAGCAGTTGGTCCTGCTTATCCAACATCTGGTCCTGCTTATCCAGCATCTGGTCTTGCTTATCCAGCATCTGGTCCTGCTTATCCAGCATCTGGTCTTGCTTATCCAGCATCTGGTCTTGCTTATCCAGCATCTGGTCTTGCTTATCCAGCATCTGGTCCTGCTTCTTCAAACTCCGTTCAGAATTCTCCAGCGTCTGGTACATGATCGTGCCGGCAAAATCAACCCGCTCAAACAATTCCTCCTGAAGATCTCCGCGGATGATCTCAAAGGTCGTGAACTCTCCGGTTGCCTCCTGCCATTCGACGGTGAATGATTTGACCGCGATTGGATAGCGGACGATATTGATTGCGTTGATAAGTGCGCGAAGATCCTCCTCGCTCCCCTCTGCGACGATCTCGACCTCTCCGGTGTCGAGGTTCTTCACGTATCCGGAGATATCCTTGTTAAACGTCTCTCTGTAGACGTGCTCCCGGAACCCGACCCTCTGGACCCGCCCTGTTGCAACGGCAGAAAATCGTTTCATCAGGGGTTAGTATGAACGGAAGGGATAAATAGTTTCTTTCGGGCCGCGTATCGCCCGGCAGACGGTGTTCCGGTCCCTCTCCTCCCCGGCCCGACAGCCTGCCTGCAACCTCTACACGTATTTCCGCACCGCTAGATGCTCCCGCACCTCGGCGAGGTGTCGGTCAAGCCGCCGCCTGAACTCCTCCGGGTCGATTGCCCGCGCTTCGTGGCCGGAGAGGTGCAGGATCCGGTCGGCCTGCGCGATGAGGATATCGAGCGCCGAGGCGGCGAAGAGGACCGTCGTCTCTCCGAGCGCCTCGCGCCGCGTGGCAAGCAGGGTTGAAAGCGGCGTCACCTCGCCGCTCTGGAGGCAACCCGGCACCAAGAGGTTGGTCGCGGCACGGTCTTCGTCGAGGATGAGGAGCGGCGCCGCGGCCGAGAGCGCTGTCCGGATCTCGTGCGCCATCACGAGCGACCCGCTCCCCTGGCCGAAGGCCGCCCGCGGCTCGCCGCCGATACCGGGCGGGAGGCTGCGGAAGAAGAGGCTGACGTCCGCCCCCGCAAGGTAGCGCTCGCCCGCCTCGGCCCGGGCGATCCCGTTCACGCTGACGAGGTCTTCCCGCCCGTCTCCTGCCGCGTGGTCGTCCTGCCCGGCGATGATTGCGTGGAGGAAGGTGCTCTTCCCCTCGGCGTTCGAGCCTGCGACCGCGAAGACCTCCCGGCGCCGGAGCCCAAGCCCGGTCACGACCCTGCCGCTCCCGGCGAGTTCGACCTCGACCGGGTCGAGTTCCTGCGGGCAGCGGAAGGGGATGTGCACCCCATCCTTCGGCCCGGCGATCCGGTGGTGGCACCGGAGCCGGGTGAACCGGCGGGCCGGCCGCGTGCCGTCGGCGATGAACGCGACGAGCCCCATGCCGGGAAGGGCGTTCCGGAGCGCCTTCTGGTCGAGGGAGATATCCCGGCTCCGCGCGAGGGTCCGGTCCGGCACCCGGCGCACGACGCTGTCCAAGGCCTGAAGAAGCGCCTCCAGACGTTCCGCGACCTCCCCGACCGCGCTCGGCGTGGGCGGGCCGGGGTAGGGGAGAGCGCCCCTGACCACGAGGTGGACCCCGTCCCCGTCGATACGGTTCTCCGCATCCGGCCGCCAGAGGTCGGTGCCGATGGCGCTCCTCGATGCAATCAGCGTGACCGGTTCTATGTTCGGCAGGCAGTGGCCGGGGTGCTCGGTCCCGATCCCGGCTATCGGCCCGAGGTCGCGCTCGGTGCCGACCGCCGCCTTGACGGCCTCGATGAGCGCCCCGGTCGCCCCGTCTGCGCCGTGACCGCCCGGCACCGGCGCCGTGAGCAGGACGGGGATGCTGAAACGGAGCGCCGTCCTGTCGAGCGACCGGACGAGGTAGGTGTTGACGAGGTCCCTCGCCGCCGGCAGGTCGATGCGTGCCCGGCCGTCCCCGAGGTCCGCGACGATCCGGTGAACCTGACTCTGCCACGAGTCGCCCGTTCCGCTCATGCCTTCTCGATCAGGTAATGGTGTCCCGGGCCTCATGGCTCTTTCCGCATGATATTTTCCTTGAGCGGTTTTGTTCCTCGATCGGTATGGAACACTCCGGTGCACGACTTTCCCTCGAACTGCGCACCTTCGGTGCTTGAGTTCCTGCCCTTTGGCCAGTCGCATATCCCCATGGCTGCCCCTGCCTCGCAAGGGGCGGGGAATCGACTGCCGGAACGGCAGGAGTTCGAGAAGACCGAAGGTCTTCGAGTGGGGGTTTGAGGGTATCCCCTTGTGAGAGACAGGGGAGGGGGGCTTGCCCCCCCTCCCCGTCGGCCCCACCCCCAAGGGCGAGAGCACCACGGTCCAGTGTCCGGGAGCAGTCAGGAAAATCAGGGTCCTGCATACCCTTGTAACTCTCCTGCATCCAACACCCGATCTTTTACCAGTTCAGCGCATCCCCGAGCACGGATTTTGACTGGGTATCGGATCCGGGGGTGGGGACCGGTGAGTGCGATGCTCCGGAGGAGCGGAGCTCGAGCACCGCTAGGTGCGCAGTGCGACCGAAGGGAGCATGAGAAACTCGAAGAGTTTCGATTGGGGGTGGGCCCCCCTCCCGCAAACCGCCTCTCCCCAGGCGCGATAAACGCCCGGGCGTGCAGGCGGGCGTTCGAGTACCGTCAGGTGCGCAGTAGGGCGCTCCCTCAGGAGCGTCGTTCGAACACCGAAGGTGTGCAGGCTACTACGGTCCAGTGTCCGGGGATAAACCTGAGGACAGAACGGGGGAGGAACCGGGTCCGGCACCCCTCTCACCGGGGCAGGGAAAGACCGGAACAGGGTTTCAACCGAGCCCCTTGATCTTAAATATCCAAAAAGACCACAATTCTAGCATGGAACTGACGGTCCTCGCCAGCGGGAG is a window of Methanoculleus sp. 7T DNA encoding:
- a CDS encoding ABC transporter ATP-binding protein yields the protein MIELDSVSKRFGDTVVLAGVTARIKAGEIFAIIGPSGAGKSTLLRLIDLLDTPTGGAIRVSGIDIHAEKERSLRVRRKMGMVFQKPAVFNTTVSENIAVGLRFRGADERMIRERVEDALEMVGLAGYGERRARTLSGGEMQRVALARTMVTEPLVLLMDEPTANLDPVSVEKIEELVLRINRDLGTTIVISTHDMYQGQRLAHRIGVLMNGAFTQVGTPREVFTLPATWEVARFVGIENIIEGVVVAGRNGTSSVDAGGVLVRAASSFGRGEEVCLCIRSEDMRIAPAAGGKAALNGNTLAGTVAAITPRGPYSKVTVDCGFMLSSVLSWKAVDELGIREGSRVSVSFAPESVHVVRAGVTAVNPAAPRRERGKNTPFLPE
- a CDS encoding acylphosphatase, translated to MKRFSAVATGRVQRVGFREHVYRETFNKDISGYVKNLDTGEVEIVAEGSEEDLRALINAINIVRYPIAVKSFTVEWQEATGEFTTFEIIRGDLQEELFERVDFAGTIMYQTLENSERSLKKQDQMLDKQDQMLDKQDQMLDKQDQMLDKQDQMLDKQDQMLDKQDQMLDKQDQLLQVGIETKEEIAGLRSDTGKYLDDEFKEIKKELAAIKGALARAGIQV
- a CDS encoding P-loop domain-containing protein, with protein sequence MSGTGDSWQSQVHRIVADLGDGRARIDLPAARDLVNTYLVRSLDRTALRFSIPVLLTAPVPGGHGADGATGALIEAVKAAVGTERDLGPIAGIGTEHPGHCLPNIEPVTLIASRSAIGTDLWRPDAENRIDGDGVHLVVRGALPYPGPPTPSAVGEVAERLEALLQALDSVVRRVPDRTLARSRDISLDQKALRNALPGMGLVAFIADGTRPARRFTRLRCHHRIAGPKDGVHIPFRCPQELDPVEVELAGSGRVVTGLGLRRREVFAVAGSNAEGKSTFLHAIIAGQDDHAAGDGREDLVSVNGIARAEAGERYLAGADVSLFFRSLPPGIGGEPRAAFGQGSGSLVMAHEIRTALSAAAPLLILDEDRAATNLLVPGCLQSGEVTPLSTLLATRREALGETTVLFAASALDILIAQADRILHLSGHEARAIDPEEFRRRLDRHLAEVREHLAVRKYV